From the Winogradskyella forsetii genome, the window TTAAAAGCATCTGTATTAGCTGTATTTACAACTTCTGAACCACCGATAATATCTAATCTGGTAATGTCGCTATCCGTATTTATATTCGAATATTTTACGCCAGCATCAAAATGAGATGTGTTACTTATTGGCAGATTATAATCAATTTTCCCAGTTATGATATTGGTTTTTTGATTAGAAACAGTGTTAAATTCAGACCTATTCACAAACATATTATTCATATTAAAATTATTCGTGATCACATTCTGGTCACGGTCATAATTGTAAATCGTATAATGCGCATTAAATGATAGGTTCGCACTATTCTCAAAATCGTGTCTAAAGATGATATCGGTTCCAATATTGAATTTGTTATCCCTAGACAGATTATCGGCCGTAAATCGGGATTGAAACGCTAGATTTTGATCTGTAATATTGGTATTGTTTCTAATCTGATATTTAAAATAAGGCAAGTATAAACCTGTACTCGTGAGGCTCAGTGTATTTTTATCATCTAAATAATAATCGAAATTTAGATTGAGGTTGTGGGTCTCTGACCACGTGTTTCTATTCACGCTAGATTTATAAATTTCATCAATAGCGTTTAAATTATCCAAATAATTAACCGTATCGTCTTGATCCCTATTAATTTTGTTATTTGTGTAACTGTAGTTCACATTTAAGTTCACCTTATTGTTTTTAAAATAATGGCTTGTTCCTGCATTATATCTCGGAAAAACCCCTTGGGTATAATTGGTAAATACACTCCCTCTATAGCCTGTTACCAAGTTCTTACTCATTATAATATTAATGACATTACCAGAATCAGCGTCATAACTTGCTGGTGGATTTGTAATGACTTCAACCGATTTTATGCTATTGGCTGGTGCACTTTCCAACAACGTAATAACCTCTTCTGAAGTTAATTGCACACGTCTATTATTGATGAAAACCGTGGCTGGCGAACTTTTAATAGTAATACCGCCTTCTGAAACTATAATGCCAGGCGTGCTTTTAAGAACACTAAGCGTAGAACCCTCTGTTAAAGCTGTGTTTTCTACATTGAAAATTAAGCGGTCTGGTTTACGTGTTATCGTTGGTTTTTTAGCAATAACAGTAACTTCATCTAAACTTTCAGGAATTTCGTTAAGTTGAATTTTCTTTAAATCTAAATGCCCTCTTAAGATTATTTTTTGATTAAATTCTTCAAATCCAACATAGGTGATTTTAATAAAATAGGTGGCTGAAGTTACATTATTGATGGTAAAATAACCTAAATCATCGGTTGAGGTTCCTTTTATAAAAGTACTACCATCTTCAGCTAACAACACTACATTAGAAAATGCTATAGGTTCATTGTTTGAGTCTAAAACCTGTCCTGTAACTGAAAAGTCTTGTGCAAAAGCCACTACATAAAGTGTGCAAAGACATATACTTAAATAATACCGTAGGTTATTAATCATGAATTTGAATTGTCTCGCAAGGTATTAATTGTTTTTTAAATTTTGTTGTGGTTTTACCGTAAATCGTTGAGCGTTTTATTATTATAATAGATACAATAATGCACAAGAAATCGATTATATTTGCAAATTACTTATTGAACTATTTTAAACGAGTTCATTGCCTTAGAAAGAGACATGAAGAACATACGTAACTTTTGCATTATTGCACATATAGACCACGGAAAAAGTACCTTAGCCGATCGCTTACTCGATGTAACGGGTTCGGTAACGGCTCGCGAGCAACAAGCCCAGCTTTTAGACAGTATGGACTTGGAGCGTGAACGTGGTATTACCATTAAATCGCACGCCATACAGATGGATTATGAATTGGATGGCGAAAAATATGTACTTAACCTTATCGATACACCAGGTCATGTTGATTTCTCTTATGAAGTTTCCCGTTCTATTGCGGCTTGTGAAGGTGCTTTGTTAATCGTTGATGCTGCGCAGAGTATCCAAGCACAGACCATTTCTAACCTATACTTGGCTTTAGAGAATGATCTGGAAATTATTCCGGTGTTGAATAAAGTGGATTTACCTAGTGCAAATCCGGAAGAAGTTACGGATGATATCGTAGATCTTTTAGGATGTGACCCAGAAGAAGTTATTCATGCTAGTGGAAAAACGGGTTTTGGTGTCGAAAATATTTTAAAAGCTATAATTGAACGCATTCCTGCACCAAAAGGTAATGTCGATGCACCTTTACAAGCCTTGATTTTCGATTCGGTTTACAATACATTTAGAGGTATTGAAACCTATTTCAGAGTTTTTGATGGTGAAATTAAAAAAGGACAAAAAATAAAATTCGTTGCGACAGATAAAGAATATTATGCCGATGAAGTTGGGACTTTAAAACTAACTCAGGTTGCAAAACAAAGTGTAAAAGCGGGTGATGTTGGGTATCTGATCACAGGCATAAAAACCGCCAAAGAAGTTAAAGTTGGAGATACAATTACCGATTTTGCCAACCCAACTACTAATATTGTTGAAGGTTTTGAAGATGTAAAACCAATGGTTTTTGCAGGAATTTATCCCGTTGATACCGAGGATTACGAAGAGTTGAGAAACTCTATGGAAAAATTACAACTAAATGATGCTTCATTAGTCTTTCAACCCGAAAGCTCTGCAGCTTTAGGTTTTGGTTTCCGTTGTGGGTTTTTAGGCATGTTACACATGGAAATCATCCAAGAACGTTTAGAGCGCGAGTTTGATATGACGGTAATTACAACAGTACCGAACGTATCGTATCACGCCTACACCAATAAAAATCCAGAAGTTCCTTTTATAGTTAATAATCCAAGTGATCTACCTGAACCAACCACAGTAAATCGTGTTGAAGAACCCTACATAAAAGCGACCATTATCACGAAGTCTGATTTTGTTGGCAATGTCATGAGTTTGTGTATCGAAAAACGAGGTATGATCGTTAACCAAACTTATTTGACTACCGAACGCGTGGAGTTGATATTTGAAATGCCATTGGCTGAAATTGTTTTCGATTTTTACGACCGTTTAAAAACGGTTTCTAAAGGTTATGCGTCTTTCGATTATTCGCCTATAGGTATGAAGGTATCTAAATTGGTACGATTAGATGTTTTATTAAATGCACAACCTGTTGATGCGCTTTCTGCGTTGATTCATGCTGATAATGCACATCATATTGGTAAAAAGATGTGCGAAAAGTTGAAGGAATTAATACCAAGACAACAATTTGATATTCCTATACAAGCTGCTATTGGCGCTAAAATCATTGCTAGGGAAACGGTCAAGGCGCTCCGAAAAGATGTAACGGCTAAATGTTATGGTGGTGATATTTCCCGTAAACGTAAGTTATTGGAAAAGCAGAAAAAAGGTAAGAAGCGTATGCGCCAAGTGGGTAATGTAGAAATACCGCAGCAAGCTTTTATGGCGGTTTTGAAGTTGAACGACTAACAAATTCCTGCGAAAGCAGGAATCTCAAACTTCAGAAAACAGTTCCAAATTAAGGCCATAAAAATAGTATTCTTTATCCTATATACTTCTCTATATTGGAAAAGCTTTAATTC encodes:
- a CDS encoding TonB-dependent receptor domain-containing protein translates to MINNLRYYLSICLCTLYVVAFAQDFSVTGQVLDSNNEPIAFSNVVLLAEDGSTFIKGTSTDDLGYFTINNVTSATYFIKITYVGFEEFNQKIILRGHLDLKKIQLNEIPESLDEVTVIAKKPTITRKPDRLIFNVENTALTEGSTLSVLKSTPGIIVSEGGITIKSSPATVFINNRRVQLTSEEVITLLESAPANSIKSVEVITNPPASYDADSGNVINIIMSKNLVTGYRGSVFTNYTQGVFPRYNAGTSHYFKNNKVNLNVNYSYTNNKINRDQDDTVNYLDNLNAIDEIYKSSVNRNTWSETHNLNLNFDYYLDDKNTLSLTSTGLYLPYFKYQIRNNTNITDQNLAFQSRFTADNLSRDNKFNIGTDIIFRHDFENSANLSFNAHYTIYNYDRDQNVITNNFNMNNMFVNRSEFNTVSNQKTNIITGKIDYNLPISNTSHFDAGVKYSNINTDSDITRLDIIGGSEVVNTANTDAFKYDEKVFAAYSNYSKSWDKWDLSLGLRVEQSNIEGESVILSETNTQDYFGWFPNASLSHKMLEDMSVYATYKRSISRPSYTDLNPFTFFLNLNTKVLGNPNLVPTYRDHYKIGTNFLEHFTVEAYYMNYDGDIVELPRQNNLTNIIAFTPTNLDKKVEYGFDFIFDYYPTSTWNLYFVTSFYNISEEANFGEGFVEQEQWSNYSILMNSMSFLKDQSLNVNLTFTWVGKNLQQFQTVGDRLISELSVSKSIFKKKGIISLAVEDIFNLQDYDTSTRYLNQSSSSFIDDDNRYIKLGFRYNFGNTKLSTNERTTSAEERERLKDLQ
- the lepA gene encoding translation elongation factor 4 produces the protein MKNIRNFCIIAHIDHGKSTLADRLLDVTGSVTAREQQAQLLDSMDLERERGITIKSHAIQMDYELDGEKYVLNLIDTPGHVDFSYEVSRSIAACEGALLIVDAAQSIQAQTISNLYLALENDLEIIPVLNKVDLPSANPEEVTDDIVDLLGCDPEEVIHASGKTGFGVENILKAIIERIPAPKGNVDAPLQALIFDSVYNTFRGIETYFRVFDGEIKKGQKIKFVATDKEYYADEVGTLKLTQVAKQSVKAGDVGYLITGIKTAKEVKVGDTITDFANPTTNIVEGFEDVKPMVFAGIYPVDTEDYEELRNSMEKLQLNDASLVFQPESSAALGFGFRCGFLGMLHMEIIQERLEREFDMTVITTVPNVSYHAYTNKNPEVPFIVNNPSDLPEPTTVNRVEEPYIKATIITKSDFVGNVMSLCIEKRGMIVNQTYLTTERVELIFEMPLAEIVFDFYDRLKTVSKGYASFDYSPIGMKVSKLVRLDVLLNAQPVDALSALIHADNAHHIGKKMCEKLKELIPRQQFDIPIQAAIGAKIIARETVKALRKDVTAKCYGGDISRKRKLLEKQKKGKKRMRQVGNVEIPQQAFMAVLKLND